Proteins encoded within one genomic window of Aquarana catesbeiana isolate 2022-GZ linkage group LG03, ASM4218655v1, whole genome shotgun sequence:
- the LOC141134283 gene encoding olfactory receptor 6F1-like, with amino-acid sequence MYFFLSHLSACDILISTNVVPNTLHVLLNNSTYMSVQSCFVQLYFFGSSAIIENCLLSVMSYDRYLAICDPLHYASIMAFPLHYYLAIWSWSMGFVIAIITNFLLLQVRFCGPNVIDHFFCDLPPLLGISCSDSSAVQIAVSVVAGVIGLLQLLFVLVTYICIFKAIFQISTTAGRKRAFSTCSAHSSVVCTYYGSLISLNLVPSKGYSSNLKKALSVLNTVLTPLFNPIIYSLRNKELQEALRQLTFLRKHFKKS; translated from the coding sequence ATGTATTTTTTCCTCAGTCATCTTTCAGCATGTGACATTTTAATCAGCACAAATGTGGTACCAAACACACTTCATGTTCTATTAAATAACTCCACCTATATGTCGGTTCAAAGCTGCTTTGTCCAGTTGTATTTTTTTGGTTCTTCCGCCATTATAGAAAATTGCCTCCTCTCTGTGATGTCCTATGATCGGTATTTGGCCATCTGTGACCCGTTGCACTATGCCTCCATTATGGCTTTCCCTCTTCATTATTATCTTGCTATTTGGTCTTGGTCAATGGGTTTCGTAATAGCCATTATCACTAATTTCCTTCTACTTCAGGTTCGGTTTTGTGGTCCAAATGTCATCGACCACTTCTTTTGTGATCTTCCTCCTCTGTTGGGGATTTCCTGTTCAGATTCATCGGCCGTGCAAATAGCGGTGTCAGTGGTGGCTGGGGTGATTGGGCTTCTACAGTTATTGTTTGTTCTTGTAACGTACATTTGCATCTTCAAAGCCATCTTCCAAATTTCAACCACAGCTGGGAGGAAGAGAGCTTTCTCTACCTGCAGTGCTCATTCGTCTGTTGTATGTACATATTATGGATCACTTATTTCTCTTAATTTAGTGCCATCCAAAGGGTATTCTTCAAACTTAAAGAAAGCCTTATCAGTTTTGAACACCGTGTTGACTCCTTTATTCaaccccatcatatacagcctgagAAACAAAGAATTACAGGAAGCCCTACGCCAGCTGACATTCTTAAGAAAACATTTCAAAAAGAGTTGA